The Leptospira levettii genome has a segment encoding these proteins:
- a CDS encoding multiheme c-type cytochrome: protein MDPKQCATCHEIQWKSWKSSFHAKSIGNGLLWQKTNLESKEYNNCLNCHSPLQETKAELSETFRTKEIIQSQKEHFPKGISNPSIQCASCHIRNQTWYGPQRKNFNRNETENDSFPHNGFKAIYDFESSLFCKSCHESPENGVYLNGKQLMEVYKEWENSSFAKQGIQCQNCHMPDREHSWKGIHDPDFVRNSVEPSWKLETISNGEIRIYAELKSIAVGHKFPTYLVPKIYLRFYTIEANGKKILIEESIIGRLVNTNLSEEYYDTRISPNDKHTLDFTYKLNNRRVEKIVWETIVDPDEHYVRSFEESLQIKSKFLSEETKKQLTLSLSEKRESEFKLFTLSLPMPVLLRQ from the coding sequence ATGGATCCAAAACAATGTGCCACTTGCCACGAAATCCAATGGAAATCATGGAAAAGTAGTTTCCATGCAAAGTCCATTGGGAATGGACTTCTCTGGCAAAAAACAAATTTAGAATCAAAAGAATATAATAATTGTTTAAACTGCCATTCTCCCTTACAAGAAACCAAGGCAGAACTATCCGAAACTTTTCGAACAAAAGAAATCATACAGTCTCAAAAAGAACATTTCCCAAAAGGAATTTCGAATCCATCCATCCAATGTGCAAGTTGTCATATCCGAAATCAAACTTGGTATGGACCTCAAAGAAAAAATTTTAATCGAAATGAAACAGAAAATGATTCCTTTCCACATAACGGATTCAAAGCGATATATGATTTTGAATCTTCACTCTTTTGTAAATCCTGTCATGAAAGTCCAGAGAATGGTGTGTATTTAAATGGAAAACAACTGATGGAAGTTTACAAAGAATGGGAAAATTCATCATTTGCCAAACAAGGGATCCAATGCCAAAATTGCCATATGCCAGACCGGGAACATTCTTGGAAAGGAATCCATGATCCTGATTTCGTGAGGAACTCAGTAGAACCTTCCTGGAAACTAGAGACAATATCCAATGGTGAAATTCGTATCTATGCAGAACTTAAATCTATCGCCGTTGGTCACAAATTTCCAACTTACTTGGTTCCAAAAATTTATTTACGATTTTATACAATCGAGGCAAACGGAAAAAAAATATTAATCGAAGAATCGATTATTGGAAGACTTGTCAACACAAACCTTTCAGAAGAATACTATGATACAAGAATTTCACCTAACGATAAACATACACTAGATTTTACATACAAACTGAACAATAGAAGGGTAGAAAAAATAGTATGGGAAACGATAGTAGATCCAGATGAACACTATGTTCGTAGTTTCGAAGAGAGTTTACAGATAAAGAGTAAGTTTCTATCAGAGGAAACCAAAAAACAATTAACACTTTCTCTTTCCGAAAAAAGAGAAAGTGAATTCAAATTGTTTACTTTGAGTTTGCCAATGCCTGTTTTACTTCGGCAATGA
- a CDS encoding ABC transporter permease: MLFLAIRQILSRPQQSILTLIGIVLGTAGYIVFSGIMLGFQAVITDQLVNSDGQIKISPKDELVTERTFDDVFFQGKEVRWLSPPSGRTDNSRLTNVLGWMDKLSNDHRVISYAPQLTKEVIFVNGKSTAPARFVGVDPNIQPKVTNLSDYIVEGKLADLSRGTSLAIAGEGVLNKLGAKLDDTIFVYIPGTDLIPIKIVGILSTGNRMIDEVTVYSSLSSVQSITKSSGEISQIIVKIKDIRMAKEIAEDWRYFSKDKVESWDEVNASILQVFRTQDIVRNSTTFTIILVVAFGIYNILNMVVNQKKKEVAILRSIGFDEKDTIQLFIFQGLFLGTMGAIIGIFVGILGCYYIDGIPIGDPKQNSKALMKTMMISWDVMIYVKGFSIAVLSASIASYIPARMASRLSPVDIIRGAT, translated from the coding sequence ATGTTATTCCTTGCGATTCGCCAAATTTTATCGAGACCCCAACAATCTATTTTGACTCTGATTGGGATTGTTCTTGGGACTGCTGGATATATTGTATTTTCTGGAATTATGCTTGGTTTCCAAGCAGTCATTACTGACCAACTTGTGAATTCAGATGGTCAAATCAAAATTTCTCCTAAAGATGAGCTTGTCACCGAACGTACATTTGATGATGTATTTTTTCAAGGGAAAGAAGTTAGATGGCTCTCACCGCCTTCTGGAAGAACCGATAACTCAAGGTTAACGAATGTTCTTGGGTGGATGGATAAATTGTCCAATGACCATAGGGTGATATCCTATGCTCCTCAACTCACAAAAGAAGTTATTTTTGTGAACGGAAAATCAACTGCACCTGCAAGGTTTGTGGGTGTGGATCCGAATATCCAACCAAAGGTCACCAATCTCAGTGATTACATTGTGGAAGGAAAATTGGCGGATCTATCACGAGGAACTTCTCTTGCCATTGCGGGAGAAGGAGTTCTGAATAAACTCGGTGCTAAATTAGATGATACTATTTTTGTTTATATCCCTGGAACAGATCTCATCCCGATCAAAATTGTTGGTATATTAAGTACGGGGAATCGAATGATAGATGAAGTGACAGTTTATTCCTCATTATCCTCTGTTCAAAGTATTACAAAGTCCAGTGGTGAAATTTCACAGATCATTGTCAAAATTAAAGACATTCGAATGGCAAAAGAAATTGCTGAAGATTGGAGATACTTTAGTAAAGACAAGGTTGAAAGTTGGGACGAAGTGAACGCGAGTATCTTACAAGTGTTTCGCACACAAGATATTGTTAGGAACTCAACAACATTTACCATCATCCTTGTTGTAGCTTTCGGAATTTATAATATACTCAATATGGTGGTAAATCAAAAAAAGAAAGAAGTCGCCATTTTGCGATCCATTGGTTTTGATGAAAAGGATACCATCCAATTGTTTATCTTTCAAGGATTGTTTCTCGGTACAATGGGTGCCATCATTGGGATTTTTGTAGGAATACTTGGATGTTATTATATAGATGGAATTCCCATTGGCGATCCCAAACAAAACTCAAAAGCACTCATGAAAACAATGATGATTTCTTGGGATGTGATGATTTATGTTAAAGGATTTTCAATTGCAGTTCTTAGTGCATCTATTGCAAGTTATATTCCCGCCCGTATGGCAAGTCGTTTGTCTCCCGTAGACATCATCAGAGGTGCTACATGA
- a CDS encoding ABC transporter ATP-binding protein, translating into MSLGIEANQIYKSFGEPPQVVLQDVSLQIKEGDFVALTGKSGSGKSTLLYIVSGLDFPTSGDVKLGGTSLLQMDSKALHELRNLSIGFVFQFHYLLPELTGLENITMPARKTGKQKLVEEYALHLMESFSVSHCKDKFPSQMSGGEGQRVAIARALVQKPKFLFADEPTGNLDTANGDKVMEIFKRINKEDGTTILFVTHDPDYAAIARQRIHMVDGKIAEIS; encoded by the coding sequence ATGAGTCTGGGAATAGAAGCAAACCAAATTTATAAATCATTTGGTGAACCTCCTCAGGTTGTATTACAAGATGTATCCTTACAGATCAAAGAAGGTGACTTTGTTGCTCTCACAGGGAAGTCTGGTTCCGGTAAGTCTACACTTTTGTACATTGTGAGTGGACTTGATTTTCCGACAAGCGGTGATGTGAAACTGGGAGGTACATCTTTATTGCAGATGGATAGTAAAGCCCTTCATGAACTTAGAAATTTATCCATTGGTTTTGTCTTTCAATTCCATTATCTGTTACCAGAATTAACAGGATTAGAAAATATCACGATGCCTGCCCGTAAAACTGGGAAACAAAAATTAGTAGAAGAGTATGCTCTTCATTTGATGGAAAGTTTTTCTGTTTCTCATTGTAAGGATAAGTTTCCAAGTCAGATGTCAGGTGGTGAAGGGCAAAGGGTTGCGATTGCACGTGCTCTTGTCCAAAAACCTAAGTTTTTGTTTGCTGATGAACCCACTGGGAATTTAGATACGGCTAACGGAGACAAGGTGATGGAGATCTTTAAACGCATCAACAAAGAAGATGGAACAACGATTCTATTTGTTACGCATGACCCCGATTATGCGGCAATTGCTCGCCAAAGGATCCACATGGTGGATGGAAAAATTGCTGAAATTTCATAG
- a CDS encoding DUF4395 domain-containing protein, protein MKLGFYPDVVNENVTRIVASTVVVLGVIAILFPNLVVLGLLLLGFLLRVSYGPKWEPFAFLTSRYLVPWLGISFVPSAGPPKRFAQLIGFSFSLTAIILFVNGLFFSYQIVLATLVFFASLESFLGWCAGCFMFGLLMKAGIIPEEVCERCNNLNFNK, encoded by the coding sequence ATGAAACTCGGGTTTTATCCAGATGTCGTCAATGAAAATGTCACAAGGATTGTCGCATCTACGGTTGTTGTCTTAGGGGTCATTGCCATCTTATTTCCGAATCTCGTTGTGTTAGGATTACTGCTTTTGGGATTTTTACTCCGTGTGAGTTATGGGCCTAAATGGGAACCATTTGCTTTTTTAACCTCTCGGTATTTAGTTCCTTGGCTCGGGATCTCATTTGTTCCAAGCGCCGGACCACCAAAACGTTTTGCCCAACTCATCGGATTTTCGTTTAGTCTAACAGCGATTATATTGTTTGTGAATGGTCTCTTTTTTTCTTACCAAATTGTCCTCGCAACCCTCGTGTTTTTTGCATCACTTGAATCATTTTTAGGTTGGTGTGCTGGTTGTTTTATGTTTGGACTACTCATGAAAGCAGGAATCATCCCAGAAGAAGTTTGTGAACGTTGTAACAATTTAAACTTTAATAAATAG
- a CDS encoding efflux RND transporter periplasmic adaptor subunit translates to MNRKKLYGFVSLIVIILILSLVFFFRGSKSNLIVIKKGSLVEAVYALGTVKPVDSFILKFGIAASVREIYAEEGQSVKKGDPLLVNDSGITFRSPFSGTITKLSIAKNETAMPGLPILEIQNLKEVYISVSLDQESALRVKPGQHAQLSFESIRGNVYKGEVERIYPSNGQFLVRIKPHELPQGILPEMTTDVAIEVSSKDNVILVPLVAVERGKLTRYRNGKREKIEIRIGAINSEFGELIQGDLIEGDEVLVKN, encoded by the coding sequence ATGAATCGTAAAAAACTCTACGGGTTCGTATCCTTAATTGTGATCATTCTAATTTTGTCCCTTGTTTTTTTCTTTCGAGGTTCAAAGTCCAATCTGATTGTCATCAAAAAAGGTTCGTTAGTGGAAGCTGTCTATGCACTGGGCACTGTGAAACCAGTGGATAGTTTTATCTTAAAGTTTGGAATCGCAGCATCGGTCCGAGAGATTTATGCGGAAGAAGGACAATCAGTCAAAAAAGGAGATCCACTCCTAGTGAATGATTCAGGAATTACTTTCCGTTCACCGTTTAGTGGCACCATAACCAAACTCAGCATTGCAAAAAACGAAACGGCAATGCCTGGGTTACCTATATTGGAAATCCAAAATCTAAAAGAAGTGTACATCTCAGTTTCTCTCGACCAAGAATCAGCATTACGAGTGAAACCAGGACAACATGCCCAACTCAGTTTTGAGTCCATCCGAGGGAATGTTTACAAAGGCGAAGTTGAACGAATTTATCCATCGAACGGTCAGTTTCTTGTGAGAATTAAACCACATGAATTGCCCCAAGGAATTTTGCCTGAAATGACAACAGATGTTGCCATCGAAGTTTCTTCCAAAGACAATGTGATCCTTGTGCCTCTCGTTGCTGTGGAAAGAGGGAAACTTACACGTTATCGAAATGGGAAACGCGAAAAAATCGAAATTCGAATTGGTGCCATTAATTCAGAGTTTGGTGAGCTCATCCAAGGGGATTTAATCGAAGGGGATGAGGTCCTAGTCAAAAATTAA
- a CDS encoding trans-sulfuration enzyme family protein yields the protein MFEHFETEAIRIQTKRTGEKEHSTPLFLTSSFVFDDAEHARALFAEEVTGNQYTRFSNPNTTELIEKLCALEHTEDGIATASGMSAVFTSIFGLVKSGDHIVSARAIFGSTHQIFANILPRFGVTTTYVDMDKPKDWESAIKENTKILYIETPSNPGLDIVDLEWVGALCKKKKVILIVDNCFCSPYVQRPADFGADIVIHSATKYLDGQGRVIAGVILGKKELIQPIRYMARNTGPSLSPMNAWIISKSLETLAVRMDRHAENAMKLATFLQESPDVELVRYPFLPNDPGYAIAKKQMRSGGGIVSFVIKGGVDRAKKFLDALKWFSLTANLGDTRTTVTHPTTTTHSKLTEEERLAVGIKPGLIRVSVGLEHIDDIIAEVKQALANSK from the coding sequence ATGTTTGAACATTTTGAAACCGAAGCCATCCGCATCCAAACGAAACGTACTGGGGAAAAAGAACATTCAACTCCCTTATTTTTGACATCTAGCTTTGTGTTTGATGATGCCGAACATGCGAGGGCACTTTTTGCAGAAGAAGTAACAGGGAACCAATACACAAGGTTTTCCAATCCCAATACAACCGAACTTATTGAAAAATTATGTGCGTTAGAGCACACAGAAGATGGAATCGCCACTGCGTCTGGTATGTCTGCTGTCTTTACCTCTATCTTTGGACTTGTAAAATCAGGGGATCACATCGTATCTGCAAGAGCAATTTTTGGATCCACTCATCAAATTTTTGCGAACATATTACCACGGTTTGGTGTAACGACAACTTATGTTGACATGGATAAACCAAAGGATTGGGAATCCGCAATTAAAGAAAATACCAAGATCCTTTACATTGAAACACCTTCTAATCCAGGGCTTGATATTGTGGATTTGGAATGGGTAGGTGCTTTATGTAAAAAGAAAAAGGTCATTCTCATTGTTGACAATTGTTTTTGTTCTCCCTATGTGCAAAGACCAGCAGACTTCGGAGCTGACATTGTGATCCATTCTGCAACAAAATACTTAGATGGACAAGGTAGAGTGATAGCAGGTGTCATTTTAGGTAAAAAGGAACTCATCCAACCGATCCGCTATATGGCTAGAAACACAGGTCCTTCCCTCTCACCTATGAATGCTTGGATCATTTCTAAAAGTTTGGAAACTTTGGCAGTTCGAATGGACCGCCATGCAGAAAATGCGATGAAACTTGCTACATTCTTACAAGAATCACCAGATGTGGAACTAGTAAGGTATCCATTTTTACCAAATGACCCTGGTTATGCGATTGCAAAAAAACAAATGCGATCTGGAGGAGGAATTGTCTCCTTTGTGATCAAAGGTGGGGTCGATAGGGCTAAAAAATTTTTGGATGCACTCAAATGGTTTTCTTTAACTGCAAATTTGGGAGATACAAGAACCACTGTGACTCATCCAACTACAACCACACATTCCAAACTGACGGAAGAGGAAAGGTTGGCAGTGGGGATTAAACCAGGTCTCATCCGAGTGTCAGTGGGACTGGAACACATAGACGATATCATTGCCGAAGTAAAACAGGCATTGGCAAACTCAAAGTAA
- a CDS encoding XRE family transcriptional regulator yields the protein MEGQYEEKTERNESDQTVEEVLTVVLGETLKRRRLELGLSMEKLSQLSTVSRGMLGLIESGKTTPSIGILWKLSKTLRIPIGEMIPDLFSQSPRFLASNEGKVWASQKNPIKSRVLYQEERERFNLVEWILEQGKLTQFQHLPQAHDIKIYQVSGTSKIKLKNKSFQLEVGDSLFFPISELDSIENGSNIPVKFLWISTKKFR from the coding sequence ATGGAAGGACAATACGAGGAAAAAACAGAACGAAACGAATCGGACCAAACGGTGGAAGAGGTCTTAACAGTCGTACTTGGCGAAACTTTAAAACGAAGAAGGCTCGAACTTGGACTTTCCATGGAAAAACTTTCACAATTATCAACTGTCAGCCGGGGTATGCTTGGGCTTATTGAATCTGGAAAAACCACGCCAAGTATTGGAATTTTATGGAAACTTTCCAAAACTCTGAGAATCCCAATTGGTGAAATGATTCCTGACTTGTTTTCACAATCCCCTCGTTTTCTTGCATCCAATGAAGGAAAAGTTTGGGCATCTCAAAAAAACCCAATAAAATCAAGGGTTTTATACCAAGAAGAAAGGGAACGATTCAATTTAGTGGAATGGATTTTAGAACAAGGAAAATTAACCCAATTCCAACACCTCCCACAAGCCCATGATATCAAAATTTACCAAGTCAGTGGAACTTCTAAAATCAAACTGAAAAACAAATCCTTTCAATTAGAGGTTGGAGATAGTCTTTTTTTTCCCATATCAGAACTTGATTCGATTGAAAATGGTTCTAACATTCCAGTGAAATTTTTATGGATCTCAACTAAGAAATTTCGATAA
- the mtaB gene encoding tRNA (N(6)-L-threonylcarbamoyladenosine(37)-C(2))-methylthiotransferase MtaB — translation MKIKFHTLGCRLNFFETDGMYTVLKDKGFTLATADENAEYIVVNTCTVTNKADVKNRNIIRNAIRTNPGAKVYVTGCYAETDKEVLQNIPGVFGVFGNTEKSSLPYQILADWEGKTYSQPQNLDRFSYSDVLPEGHTRAYLKIQDGCNRKCSYCKIPAARGLGVSRNYGDIIDQVKYLQDNGVGEIQLTGVNLGWYRLENGEKGFLNLVEDILKVLEYSRIRLSSIEPPDVGSGLLDLMQHPRFCKFLHVPIQSGSRKILKDMRRTYHPDAFRTRIELAKSKLPNLFLGTDVIVGFPSETEVEFQETKRLLVELGFAKLHVFPYSVRKGTSAESLGDPIPGDEKKRRVLDLMALSSKLHETYAKTAIGKTFEAILENDGRLVTDHYLKGRLPESFPIDTLQKGQFVDVRCEEYFPAKDKEGEFLFTFAR, via the coding sequence GTGAAAATTAAGTTCCATACTCTTGGTTGCCGTCTCAATTTTTTTGAGACAGATGGAATGTACACTGTCCTAAAAGACAAAGGGTTTACTCTTGCGACGGCAGATGAAAACGCTGAATACATCGTTGTCAATACTTGTACGGTTACAAACAAAGCTGATGTTAAAAACAGAAACATTATCCGTAATGCGATTCGCACAAACCCTGGGGCAAAAGTATATGTTACAGGCTGTTATGCGGAGACAGATAAAGAAGTATTACAAAATATCCCTGGGGTGTTTGGTGTTTTTGGGAATACCGAAAAGAGTAGCCTTCCTTACCAAATTTTGGCGGATTGGGAAGGGAAAACCTATTCACAACCGCAAAACTTAGATCGTTTTTCCTATTCAGATGTTTTGCCGGAAGGACATACCAGAGCTTATTTAAAAATCCAAGATGGTTGTAACCGTAAATGTTCTTATTGTAAAATCCCCGCAGCGAGGGGACTTGGAGTCAGCCGAAACTACGGGGACATTATCGACCAAGTTAAATACTTACAAGACAATGGAGTAGGTGAGATCCAATTAACAGGCGTTAATTTGGGTTGGTACCGATTGGAAAATGGAGAAAAGGGTTTTCTCAATTTAGTGGAAGATATCTTAAAAGTTTTAGAATACTCAAGGATTCGTTTGTCTTCCATTGAACCTCCTGATGTAGGATCTGGTTTACTCGATCTGATGCAACACCCAAGGTTTTGTAAATTTTTACATGTTCCCATCCAAAGTGGAAGTCGTAAAATTTTAAAAGATATGAGACGAACCTACCACCCCGATGCGTTTCGAACACGTATCGAACTTGCAAAATCAAAACTTCCCAATTTATTTTTAGGAACTGATGTAATTGTGGGTTTTCCATCTGAAACCGAGGTGGAATTTCAAGAAACCAAGCGATTGTTAGTTGAACTTGGGTTTGCCAAATTACATGTATTCCCTTATTCTGTAAGAAAAGGAACTTCTGCTGAAAGTTTAGGAGATCCTATCCCTGGGGATGAAAAAAAACGTCGTGTTTTGGACCTTATGGCACTCAGCTCTAAGTTACACGAAACCTATGCAAAAACAGCTATTGGCAAAACCTTTGAAGCAATTTTAGAAAACGATGGAAGGCTTGTGACGGATCATTATTTGAAGGGACGTCTTCCTGAATCATTCCCAATTGATACCTTACAAAAAGGGCAGTTTGTTGATGTTAGGTGTGAAGAATATTTCCCCGCCAAAGACAAAGAAGGTGAATTTCTCTTTACCTTTGCTCGTTAA
- a CDS encoding rhodanese-like domain-containing protein codes for MKTSLQHQLVALFTAGFLGACGGNNQNDDQKNLLLAALALSNGIKVNTAVDLAKESNDDYNLNEYGLITPQTLGKWVNNWSSTKPNGITGKLVILQNGPSATVGKEYIAGNGNDVVVYSFTFSDGANALDGGDGFSQKRNSGLSDTVSIIANGPKIDAILNRFGIDPVNDLVVFVSSANASSHVQGTLRGFYSFRYWGFDHKNLAFLNGTLPRLAVTDGNFVPFSTTTNTPPNLNNRYSVKSLRVDNTILMLPVEDVIKAVKDPNNVNIAGITSSVFVSDARSSSGSSNEYNGVIRSTTSEVSGKYVGFEGHIKGAKDVPWTGLLDTEFRFKPKSDLKAYYDARGYQKGQTAIQLCRTNNRSQVTGFSYIAILGYPSTYYDGSWIEWGSLTGGGPAPKLPPDSPYRTDIPELSDIITYNVAGDVDPNLPTNLNSFATTSRKIIEEDKAYKR; via the coding sequence ATGAAAACAAGTCTTCAACATCAGTTGGTAGCACTTTTTACCGCGGGGTTTCTCGGAGCCTGCGGTGGAAACAACCAAAATGATGATCAAAAAAACCTACTCTTAGCGGCATTAGCGCTTTCGAATGGGATCAAAGTAAATACAGCAGTAGATCTTGCCAAAGAGTCTAACGACGATTATAACTTAAATGAATATGGACTTATCACTCCACAAACCTTAGGTAAGTGGGTTAATAATTGGTCATCTACTAAACCGAATGGAATCACAGGTAAACTTGTCATTTTACAAAATGGTCCGAGTGCCACTGTTGGAAAAGAATACATAGCAGGGAATGGAAACGATGTCGTTGTGTATTCCTTTACCTTCTCAGATGGTGCTAACGCGTTAGACGGCGGAGATGGCTTTAGTCAAAAACGAAATAGTGGTCTCAGCGATACTGTCTCCATCATTGCCAATGGACCTAAAATCGATGCAATTCTAAATCGATTTGGGATTGATCCTGTTAATGATTTAGTTGTCTTTGTTTCCTCAGCAAATGCATCAAGCCATGTCCAAGGAACACTTCGTGGTTTTTATTCCTTTCGGTATTGGGGATTTGATCATAAAAATCTAGCATTCTTAAATGGAACACTACCTCGACTAGCTGTTACTGATGGAAATTTTGTTCCATTTAGTACAACAACAAACACTCCACCTAACTTAAATAACCGATACAGTGTCAAAAGTCTAAGGGTAGACAATACTATCCTTATGTTACCAGTTGAAGATGTAATTAAGGCTGTAAAAGATCCAAACAACGTCAATATAGCGGGGATCACATCGAGTGTATTTGTCTCTGATGCAAGGTCTTCATCAGGGAGTAGCAACGAATACAATGGTGTGATTCGAAGCACAACTTCAGAAGTCTCTGGAAAATACGTAGGATTTGAAGGTCATATCAAAGGAGCGAAAGACGTACCTTGGACAGGTTTATTGGACACTGAATTTCGATTCAAACCTAAATCGGATCTCAAAGCATATTATGATGCAAGAGGGTACCAAAAGGGACAAACAGCAATCCAACTTTGCAGAACCAATAATCGATCCCAAGTTACTGGGTTTTCCTACATAGCGATATTAGGTTATCCTTCTACTTATTATGATGGTAGTTGGATTGAATGGGGTAGTTTAACAGGTGGTGGACCAGCGCCAAAACTCCCACCAGATTCACCCTATAGAACCGATATTCCAGAATTATCGGATATTATCACTTACAATGTGGCTGGTGACGTTGATCCAAACTTACCAACTAACTTAAATTCGTTTGCAACTACATCTCGAAAAATCATCGAAGAAGACAAAGCTTACAAACGATAA
- a CDS encoding rhodanese, whose translation MRYSKHKLLVLFLFSILSCKGQPEYAFLPQSLKIDLTPFLFKNYTPLELATLSNYDYNQNQSGLITGTKLSRFLSNWSTNKPNTVFGNLIVFQIQSSGSSGRFVFFDGKQTYAYPVTNLNDLLTDTRDDGVLSVDGIVGKGKKVSDFFAIYGIDPAIDYVVFAQDTSNLSNLSSATFAYYALLYWGFPKERLAVLNGSIADLTASNTLFTTPTYNYANSNRAGLTKTLLRDHTSIQLTIGDLIHSIKNGNSNLEEVDPVPVEGYYLIDGRPNAAFTGTTNSTASGTKYTNCTAKTNASFVSNSCVTTYEGRIKSASNLIPTDLYDGTSFQFKSFSQLGTYLTNTGYIDQKLIYLYGEEGIRTSVVWFALHQILGKPTRFYEAGWKQFGALGLRSPSSGSSPSAITQPASYWRTDLSALAESITTNADANVPNYQLDFTRQFTKSSNKIRSEDKLFLRGNSSSGGTSGGGGAPSGGGGNACGG comes from the coding sequence ATGCGATATTCAAAACATAAACTACTGGTACTTTTTTTATTTTCTATTCTAAGTTGCAAAGGCCAACCTGAGTATGCTTTTTTACCTCAGAGTCTTAAAATTGATCTAACACCTTTTCTTTTTAAAAATTATACACCGTTAGAACTTGCGACTCTTTCCAATTACGATTACAACCAGAACCAAAGTGGGCTCATCACAGGGACAAAACTTTCGAGGTTTTTATCTAATTGGTCAACAAACAAACCTAATACTGTTTTTGGAAATCTAATTGTATTCCAAATCCAGTCATCAGGTTCAAGCGGAAGGTTTGTATTTTTTGATGGGAAACAAACATATGCATACCCTGTTACGAATTTAAATGATTTGTTAACTGATACAAGAGATGATGGTGTTTTGTCTGTAGATGGAATTGTTGGAAAGGGCAAAAAAGTCTCTGATTTTTTCGCTATTTATGGAATAGATCCGGCGATTGATTATGTTGTGTTTGCCCAAGACACTTCAAATCTCTCAAATTTATCATCAGCTACTTTCGCCTACTATGCGTTATTGTATTGGGGATTCCCAAAGGAAAGATTGGCGGTTCTGAATGGATCGATTGCAGATTTAACTGCTTCCAATACTCTTTTTACGACACCTACATATAATTACGCAAATAGCAATAGAGCTGGTCTTACCAAAACTTTGTTACGTGATCATACATCGATACAACTCACGATTGGAGATCTCATTCATTCCATAAAGAATGGAAATTCTAACCTAGAAGAAGTAGATCCCGTGCCCGTTGAAGGTTATTACTTAATTGATGGCAGACCAAATGCTGCATTCACTGGTACAACTAACTCTACAGCATCAGGTACAAAATACACAAACTGTACAGCGAAAACAAATGCTAGTTTTGTTTCCAATTCCTGTGTAACTACGTATGAAGGAAGAATAAAATCAGCATCAAATTTGATTCCAACTGATTTGTATGACGGTACTAGTTTTCAATTCAAGTCCTTTTCACAACTTGGAACTTACTTAACTAATACTGGTTATATTGACCAGAAATTAATCTATTTGTACGGGGAAGAAGGAATTCGCACTTCGGTTGTATGGTTTGCCCTACACCAGATTCTAGGAAAACCAACTCGATTTTATGAAGCAGGTTGGAAACAATTCGGTGCTCTAGGTTTACGTTCACCAAGTTCTGGCTCTAGCCCTAGTGCCATCACCCAACCCGCATCCTATTGGAGAACGGACTTATCTGCACTTGCAGAATCCATTACAACAAATGCAGATGCCAATGTACCTAACTATCAATTGGACTTTACCAGACAATTTACAAAATCTTCGAATAAAATTAGGTCAGAAGATAAATTGTTTTTACGTGGTAATAGTTCAAGTGGAGGAACGAGTGGTGGAGGTGGTGCTCCCTCAGGAGGTGGAGGAAATGCTTGCGGTGGATAA